In Solanum lycopersicum chromosome 5, SLM_r2.1, the following are encoded in one genomic region:
- the LOC101243891 gene encoding uncharacterized protein LOC101243891 gives MVGGGSRKDEQLVISNNNVFAALGTLRKKKKSDKGKNAEGSVSKNVKDPEPVFWAPAPLTVKSWADVDDEDDDDYYATTAPPQAVWGPDTANEHHHKPKETVTPLQESESEEEGIDEADDDNEEEHEQEPDLPEEKEPIVKKTAENVAPKESERQLSKKELKKKELAELEAMLAEFGLSKAESNDDSQGAAQDKVEKLNGEMAKKDDNAPGESKSAKKKKKKDKSSKESKEQHDQSNGVELGNGTSETVSSEKGEDAPTVAAKDKIKKMTSLKKKKSIKEVDAAAKAVASEAAARSARLAAAKKKEKNHYNQQPLR, from the exons ATGGTGGGAGGTGGAAGCAGGAAGGATGAACAGTTGGTCATAAGCAACAATAACGTTTTCGCTGCTCTTGGAACcctaaggaagaagaagaagtctGATAAGGGAAAGAACGCTGAAGGTTCAGTTTCTAAAAATGTCAAGGATCCTGAGCCTGTTTTCTGGGCTCCAGCCCCATTGACTGTCAAATCCTGGGcggatgttgatgatgaagatgatgatgattattacgCTACTACAGCTCCGCCACAGGCTGTTTGGGGACCTGATACTGCTAATGAACATCATCACAAGCCTAAGGAAACTGTAACTCCACTCCAG GAAAGTGaaagtgaagaagaaggaattgaTGAAGctgatgatgataatgaagaAGAACATGAGCAGGAACCTGATTTACCAGAGGAAAAGGAGCCAATTGTTAAGAAGACTGCTGAAAATGTGGCACCCAAAGAGTCGGAAAGGCAGCTTTCAAAGAAGGAACTTAAGAAAAAGGAGCTTGCTGAGCTTGAAGCTATGCTTGCTGAATTTGGATTAAGCAAAGCTGAGAGCAATGATGATTCACAAG GTGCTGCACAGGATAAGGTGGAAAAACTCAATGGAGAGATGGCTAAGAAGGATGATAATGCTCCTGGGGAGAGCAAGAGcgcaaagaaaaagaagaagaaagataaaTCATCAAAGGAGTCCAAAGAGCAACATGATCAATCCAATGGCGTTGAGCTTGGAAATGGGACTAGTGAAACAGTTTCAAGCGAGAAAGGAGAAGATGCACCTACTGTTGCTGCAAAGGACAAGATAAAGAAAATGACATCtcttaagaagaaaaaatcaatcaagGAGGTAGATGCTGCTGCCAAAGCTGTGGCCAGTGAGGCTGCAGCAAGGAGTGCAAGGCTAGCTGCTGCaaagaaaaaggagaagaacCATTACAACCAGCAACCCCTGCGGTGA